Proteins from a genomic interval of Mycobacterium conspicuum:
- a CDS encoding DUF952 domain-containing protein, with amino-acid sequence MSATPAVLAHLCSEDEWARARNRGGIRVEPNDSPDEPAFIHLSTLQQVHLPANRLFRGRADLVLLHVDAAALEAPLRWEPGVSSDPEAMRFPHLYGPLPASAVIKVTPYRPGPDGTFPPIADSQDSPEAT; translated from the coding sequence ATGTCCGCAACCCCCGCTGTACTGGCCCATCTCTGTTCGGAGGACGAATGGGCGCGCGCCCGTAACCGGGGCGGAATCCGCGTCGAGCCGAACGATTCGCCCGACGAGCCCGCGTTCATTCACCTCTCGACGCTCCAGCAGGTGCACCTGCCGGCAAACCGGCTGTTCCGCGGCCGCGCTGACCTGGTCCTGCTCCACGTCGATGCCGCGGCGCTGGAGGCACCGCTGCGCTGGGAGCCGGGGGTTTCGTCGGATCCGGAGGCGATGCGCTTCCCGCATTTGTACGGTCCGCTGCCGGCGAGCGCCGTGATCAAGGTCACGCCGTATCGGCCAGGGCCCGACGGGACCTTTCCGCCGATCGCGGACTCTCAGGACTCCCCGGAGGCCACATAG
- a CDS encoding RidA family protein: MPASRTLVSSGSDYESVVGYSRAVRVGPHVAVAGTTGTGPSGDVAAQTRDALHRIQIALEQAGAGLADVVRTRIYVTDISRWREVGEVHAQVFGETRPAATMVEVSALISPELLVEIEAEAYVASGES; the protein is encoded by the coding sequence ATGCCAGCCAGCCGCACCCTCGTCTCGTCCGGATCCGACTACGAATCGGTGGTCGGCTACTCCCGCGCGGTGCGCGTCGGCCCGCATGTGGCGGTGGCCGGGACAACCGGGACGGGACCGTCCGGCGACGTCGCGGCGCAGACCCGAGATGCGTTGCACCGCATCCAAATTGCGCTCGAACAGGCGGGCGCGGGGCTGGCGGACGTGGTCCGTACCCGCATCTACGTGACCGACATTTCGCGGTGGCGCGAAGTGGGGGAAGTGCACGCGCAGGTCTTCGGCGAAACCCGTCCCGCGGCCACCATGGTCGAAGTTTCGGCGCTGATCTCACCCGAACTGCTGGTGGAGATCGAAGCCGAGGCCTATGTGGCCTCCGGGGAGTCCTGA
- a CDS encoding PPE family protein: MDFSAFPPEVISARIHAGPGAESLVEASSAWQRLAASLEESAGINAATLSSLTEAWQGPSSAAMASAVEPYLSWLRDTAQQCQQLAVAAQNAVAAFTSVRATVLPVALVRANRTRLAQLLATNQFGINLPAIAETEDEYQSMWATNSAAMSRYLVASAHATTLPLFSSPAPIADPAGAAAQGVVAARAAANSAISSFISALQAIDPNKGWAGFVNTWITQVIAGGLPVNLLSYLAQLSAAESLQAVGGDVGAGLSEGEAALGALPEGAGAFGAAGLSAEPAAAIGVGVSMGKLTLPPAVVGMLTGSQAPVQLASAATPLTDQEALDALSADDFPMPPLLPPPVTSAGSGWRKRKQKLGAYEDGPEEYEDPIEGSAEAEEPPESPGSGWRKRGNYDDIELGAELRGTVMKRPPSAG, encoded by the coding sequence GTGGACTTCTCCGCGTTTCCCCCCGAGGTCATCTCCGCGCGGATCCACGCCGGCCCGGGAGCGGAGTCACTCGTCGAGGCGTCGAGCGCGTGGCAGCGCCTCGCCGCGAGCCTGGAGGAGTCCGCCGGGATCAATGCCGCGACGCTGTCGTCACTGACCGAGGCCTGGCAGGGCCCGTCGTCGGCGGCGATGGCCTCAGCCGTTGAGCCGTACCTTTCCTGGCTGCGCGACACCGCGCAGCAATGTCAGCAGCTGGCGGTCGCGGCGCAAAACGCCGTCGCGGCATTCACCTCCGTTCGCGCGACGGTGCTACCGGTCGCGCTGGTCAGAGCCAACCGGACTCGGCTGGCACAACTGTTGGCCACCAATCAATTTGGGATCAACCTTCCGGCCATCGCCGAAACGGAAGACGAATACCAAAGCATGTGGGCCACTAACTCGGCGGCGATGAGTCGCTATCTCGTGGCCTCGGCGCACGCCACCACGCTGCCGCTGTTCTCGTCGCCCGCGCCGATCGCCGACCCGGCGGGGGCGGCCGCCCAAGGCGTCGTGGCGGCACGTGCGGCCGCCAATTCTGCGATCTCGTCGTTCATTTCGGCGCTGCAGGCGATCGATCCGAACAAGGGTTGGGCCGGGTTCGTGAACACCTGGATCACCCAGGTCATCGCCGGGGGACTTCCGGTCAACCTGCTCAGCTATCTCGCGCAACTCAGCGCGGCCGAGTCGCTGCAGGCGGTGGGCGGCGACGTGGGCGCCGGGCTGTCGGAAGGCGAGGCCGCCCTGGGCGCGCTGCCCGAAGGTGCGGGCGCGTTCGGCGCCGCCGGGCTGTCGGCGGAACCCGCCGCGGCGATCGGTGTGGGCGTGTCGATGGGCAAGCTGACCCTGCCGCCCGCGGTGGTGGGAATGTTGACCGGGTCGCAAGCGCCGGTCCAACTCGCTTCGGCCGCAACGCCTCTCACCGACCAGGAAGCCCTAGACGCCCTGAGCGCGGACGACTTCCCCATGCCGCCGCTGCTGCCGCCGCCCGTCACGTCCGCGGGCAGCGGCTGGCGCAAACGAAAGCAAAAGTTGGGCGCGTACGAGGATGGCCCGGAGGAGTACGAGGACCCGATCGAAGGCTCGGCGGAGGCCGAGGAACCGCCGGAGTCGCCCGGCAGCGGTTGGCGCAAGCGGGGAAACTACGACGACATCGAGCTCGGAGCGGAGCTGCGGGGGACCGTCATGAAGAGACCGCCGTCAGCCGGGTGA
- a CDS encoding NHL repeat-containing protein codes for MPPNRPTAESGASPRQPWWRRRANVITAVLTALAVIAVAIFVTVITGRRQHDSNRPVIAPPASTSPPTSTAQPTGAQARQPGYGPQVTLPFTGLSRPGDVTVDPAGNVYVADFGTSRVLKLAPGSTFPIALPFTGLNKPQGLAADGAGTLYLTDPGNKHVLTLLAGSGTQGVLPLAGLNQPWGVAVDKTGSVYVTDVTRDRVVKLTAHSTSVAVLPFTGLRAPQSVAVNAAGDVFVSDFGNNRVLRLPAGSNAPAELPFTGLNGPYGLAVDAAGNLFLADDLNNRVLKLAPGAATPTTLPITGLNNPTSVAVDRAGNLYVTDYGNDQVVELPAR; via the coding sequence ATGCCGCCGAACCGCCCGACAGCCGAGTCCGGCGCCTCGCCACGGCAGCCGTGGTGGCGCCGCCGGGCCAACGTGATTACTGCTGTCCTGACGGCGCTGGCCGTCATCGCCGTCGCCATTTTCGTCACCGTCATCACCGGCCGCCGCCAACACGACTCGAATCGCCCGGTGATCGCGCCGCCGGCCAGCACCTCGCCGCCCACCAGCACCGCGCAACCCACCGGTGCCCAGGCCCGCCAGCCCGGCTACGGTCCTCAGGTCACGCTGCCGTTCACCGGCCTCAGCCGACCCGGCGACGTGACGGTGGACCCCGCCGGGAACGTCTACGTCGCCGACTTCGGCACCAGCCGGGTGCTGAAGCTGGCACCCGGCTCGACCTTCCCGATCGCACTGCCGTTCACCGGCCTCAACAAGCCGCAGGGTCTCGCGGCCGATGGCGCCGGCACCCTCTACCTCACCGACCCCGGCAACAAACACGTGCTGACGCTGCTGGCGGGCTCGGGCACCCAGGGCGTGCTGCCGTTAGCCGGCCTTAACCAGCCCTGGGGTGTGGCGGTCGACAAAACCGGCAGCGTCTACGTCACCGACGTGACCAGGGATCGGGTGGTCAAGCTGACCGCGCACTCCACCAGCGTGGCCGTGCTGCCGTTCACCGGCCTGCGGGCCCCGCAGAGTGTGGCGGTGAACGCCGCCGGCGACGTCTTCGTCAGCGACTTCGGCAACAACCGCGTGCTGCGGCTGCCGGCCGGTTCGAACGCGCCGGCCGAGCTGCCGTTCACCGGCCTGAACGGCCCCTACGGGTTGGCGGTGGACGCCGCCGGCAACCTCTTCCTCGCCGACGATCTCAACAATCGGGTGCTCAAGCTGGCACCGGGCGCGGCCACCCCGACGACGCTGCCGATCACCGGGCTCAACAATCCCACCTCGGTGGCCGTGGACCGCGCCGGCAACCTCTATGTCACCGACTACGGCAACGACCAGGTGGTGGAGTTGCCCGCGCGTTGA
- a CDS encoding DUF732 domain-containing protein, with the protein MKKVLALLVLAVGLAAPAYADGIDDAFIANLNSSGINYGPSDKAIQVAKTVVCGTLNDNPNTSNADLIAKVTGATTWAPNDAAYFTGAAIQAYCPQYGKPAPKKPGFHQAAAR; encoded by the coding sequence ATGAAAAAAGTTCTGGCGCTTCTCGTGCTGGCCGTCGGACTGGCCGCACCAGCTTATGCCGACGGCATCGACGACGCCTTCATCGCCAACCTCAACAGCTCCGGCATCAACTACGGGCCATCCGACAAGGCGATCCAGGTCGCCAAGACGGTCGTCTGCGGCACCCTCAACGACAACCCCAACACCAGCAACGCCGACCTGATCGCCAAGGTCACCGGCGCCACCACCTGGGCGCCCAACGACGCCGCCTACTTCACCGGGGCCGCCATCCAGGCCTACTGCCCGCAATACGGCAAACCGGCCCCCAAAAAGCCGGGGTTTCACCAGGCCGCGGCGCGGTAA
- a CDS encoding RNA polymerase sigma factor, translating into MAATKASPATDEPVKRTATKSHGSPAKSATKRSAASASKASNGSAPAKRAAKAAPAKAAPAAEPAPKKTRASASSAKSAPAKAPTGRGRKTKAAAPKDTPADPEAALEPIDSEAADLEEDLDVEPDLAVEDIDIDAADLNLEDLVDDDVAVEAEDTDVEPGDADDGEASPVKVAGEAGAEEDEEIAEPSEKDKASGDFVWDEDESEALRQARKDAELTASADSVRAYLKQIGKVALLNAEEEVELAKRIEAGLYATQLMTELTERGDKLPAAQRRDMVWICRDGDRAKNHLLEANLRLVVSLAKRYTGRGMAFLDLIQEGNLGLIRAVEKFDYTKGYKFSTYATWWIRQAITRAMADQARTIRIPVHMVEVINKLGRIQRELLQDLGREPTPEELAKEMDITPEKVLEIQQYAREPISLDQTIGDEGDSQLGDFIEDSEAVVAVDAVSFTLLQDQLQSVLETLSEREAGVVRLRFGLTDGQPRTLDEIGQVYGVTRERIRQIESKTMSKLRHPSRSQVLRDYLD; encoded by the coding sequence GTGGCAGCGACCAAGGCAAGCCCGGCAACCGATGAGCCGGTGAAGCGCACCGCCACGAAATCTCACGGTTCTCCCGCCAAGAGCGCCACCAAGCGGTCAGCGGCCTCGGCGTCCAAGGCCTCTAACGGGTCCGCCCCGGCGAAGCGGGCCGCCAAGGCGGCACCCGCCAAGGCCGCCCCGGCCGCCGAGCCGGCGCCGAAGAAAACCCGCGCGTCAGCCAGCTCGGCCAAGAGCGCCCCGGCGAAGGCACCGACCGGCCGCGGCCGCAAAACAAAAGCCGCTGCGCCCAAAGACACTCCGGCAGATCCCGAGGCCGCACTGGAACCCATTGATTCCGAGGCCGCCGATCTCGAAGAGGACCTGGACGTCGAACCCGACCTCGCCGTCGAGGACATCGACATCGACGCCGCCGACCTCAACCTCGAGGACCTGGTAGACGACGACGTCGCGGTCGAAGCCGAGGACACCGACGTCGAGCCGGGCGACGCCGACGACGGCGAAGCGAGCCCGGTCAAGGTGGCCGGCGAGGCCGGCGCCGAAGAAGACGAGGAGATCGCCGAGCCGTCCGAAAAGGACAAGGCCTCCGGCGATTTCGTGTGGGACGAAGACGAATCCGAGGCGCTGCGCCAGGCCCGCAAGGACGCCGAGCTCACCGCGTCGGCGGACTCCGTCCGCGCCTACCTCAAGCAGATCGGCAAGGTGGCGCTGCTCAACGCCGAGGAAGAGGTCGAGCTGGCCAAGCGGATCGAGGCCGGGCTGTACGCCACCCAGCTGATGACCGAGCTGACCGAGCGCGGCGACAAGCTGCCCGCCGCTCAGCGCCGCGACATGGTGTGGATCTGCCGCGACGGCGATCGCGCGAAAAACCATCTGCTGGAAGCCAATCTGCGCCTGGTGGTGTCGCTGGCCAAGCGCTACACGGGCCGCGGCATGGCGTTTTTGGACCTGATCCAGGAGGGCAACCTGGGCCTGATCCGCGCGGTGGAGAAGTTCGACTACACCAAGGGCTACAAGTTCTCCACCTACGCGACGTGGTGGATCCGTCAGGCCATCACCCGCGCCATGGCCGACCAGGCGCGCACCATCCGCATCCCGGTGCACATGGTCGAGGTGATCAACAAGCTCGGCCGCATCCAGCGTGAGCTGCTGCAGGATCTCGGCCGCGAGCCCACGCCCGAAGAGCTCGCCAAGGAAATGGACATCACCCCGGAAAAGGTGCTGGAGATCCAGCAGTACGCCCGGGAGCCGATCTCGCTGGACCAGACCATCGGCGACGAGGGCGACAGCCAACTGGGTGACTTCATCGAGGACAGCGAAGCGGTGGTGGCCGTCGACGCGGTCTCGTTCACACTGCTGCAGGACCAACTGCAGTCGGTGCTGGAGACGCTGTCGGAACGCGAGGCCGGCGTGGTGCGGCTGCGCTTCGGCCTCACCGACGGGCAGCCCCGCACGCTCGACGAGATCGGCCAGGTGTACGGCGTGACCCGCGAACGCATCCGCCAGATCGAGTCCAAGACGATGTCAAAACTGCGGCACCCCAGCCGTTCTCAGGTCCTGCGGGACTACCTGGACTAG
- the ppgK gene encoding polyphosphate--glucose phosphotransferase: MSSTDSAQRRGFGIDVGGSGIKGGIVDLDTGALIGDRIKLLTPQPATPKAVAKTIAEVVNGFGWTGPLGVTYPGVVTHGVVQTAANVDKAWIGTNARDVISSELNGQDVTVLNDADAAGLAEERYGAGKDNSGLVILLTFGTGIGSAVIHNGTLIPNTELGHVEVGGKEAEHRAASSVKERRGWSYEKWTKQVTKVLIAIENVMWPDLFIAGGGISRKADKWVPLLENRIPVVPAALLNTAGIVGAAMASATDVTH, encoded by the coding sequence ATGAGCAGCACCGACTCAGCCCAGCGCCGTGGCTTCGGCATCGACGTCGGCGGCAGCGGCATCAAGGGCGGAATCGTCGACCTGGACACCGGCGCGCTGATCGGTGATCGGATCAAACTGCTGACACCGCAGCCGGCCACCCCGAAGGCCGTCGCCAAGACCATCGCCGAAGTGGTCAACGGATTCGGCTGGACCGGACCGCTCGGGGTGACCTATCCGGGCGTCGTCACCCACGGCGTGGTCCAGACGGCGGCCAACGTGGACAAGGCCTGGATCGGGACCAATGCCCGCGACGTCATCAGCTCCGAGCTGAACGGCCAAGACGTCACCGTCCTCAACGACGCCGACGCCGCCGGGCTCGCCGAGGAGCGCTACGGGGCCGGCAAAGACAACTCCGGGTTGGTCATTTTGCTGACCTTCGGCACCGGAATCGGGTCCGCCGTCATCCACAACGGGACGCTGATACCCAACACCGAGCTCGGGCACGTCGAGGTCGGCGGCAAAGAGGCCGAGCACCGGGCGGCCTCGTCGGTCAAAGAACGCCGCGGCTGGAGCTACGAAAAGTGGACCAAGCAGGTCACCAAGGTGCTGATCGCCATCGAGAACGTGATGTGGCCCGATCTGTTCATCGCCGGCGGCGGGATCAGCCGCAAGGCCGACAAATGGGTCCCGCTGCTGGAAAACCGCATCCCGGTGGTGCCCGCCGCCCTTCTCAACACCGCCGGAATAGTCGGCGCGGCCATGGCTTCCGCCACCGACGTCACGCACTGA
- a CDS encoding inositol monophosphatase family protein produces the protein MTRREDDPALLRSVAETLAAEAAEFVRRRRAEVFGACQDPAGGVVRAKSTPTDPVTVVDTDTERLLRDRLAQLRPGDPILGEEGGGPADAVGSRQVTWVLDPIDGTVNFVYGIPAYAVSVAAQVGGVSVAGAVADVVAGQVYSAAIGLGAHVTDGRGRHALRCTDVDDLSMALLGTGFGYSQARRTTQAALLAQMLPVVRDVRRIGSAALDLCMVAAGRLDAYYEHGLQVWDRAAGALIAAEAGARVVQPGASGSAGDAELVVAAAPGIADELLAALQRFDGLAPLGH, from the coding sequence GTGACACGACGTGAGGACGATCCCGCGCTGCTGCGCTCGGTGGCCGAGACGCTGGCCGCCGAGGCCGCCGAGTTCGTCCGTCGTCGCCGCGCCGAGGTGTTCGGCGCGTGCCAGGACCCCGCGGGCGGCGTGGTTCGGGCCAAGAGCACCCCGACCGATCCGGTGACCGTCGTCGACACCGACACCGAACGGCTGCTGCGCGATCGGCTGGCTCAGCTGCGGCCGGGTGATCCGATCCTGGGGGAGGAGGGCGGCGGGCCCGCCGATGCCGTCGGCTCCAGACAGGTCACGTGGGTGCTCGACCCCATCGACGGCACGGTCAACTTCGTCTACGGCATCCCGGCGTACGCGGTGTCGGTCGCGGCGCAGGTCGGCGGCGTATCGGTGGCCGGCGCGGTAGCCGATGTCGTTGCGGGACAGGTGTATTCGGCCGCCATCGGACTCGGCGCGCACGTCACCGACGGGCGTGGCAGACATGCGCTGCGCTGCACCGACGTCGATGATTTGTCGATGGCGTTGCTGGGCACCGGCTTCGGGTATTCGCAGGCGCGCCGCACCACGCAGGCGGCCCTGTTGGCCCAAATGCTCCCGGTGGTCCGCGACGTGCGTCGCATCGGTTCCGCGGCGCTGGACTTGTGCATGGTCGCGGCCGGCCGGCTGGACGCGTACTACGAGCACGGGCTGCAGGTGTGGGATCGCGCGGCGGGTGCGTTGATCGCGGCCGAGGCGGGGGCGCGGGTGGTGCAGCCCGGTGCGAGCGGGTCGGCGGGCGACGCGGAATTGGTGGTGGCCGCGGCGCCGGGCATCGCCGACGAGCTGTTGGCGGCGCTGCAGCGATTCGACGGGCTGGCGCCGCTCGGGCACTGA
- the cei gene encoding envelope integrity protein Cei yields MVALITEGTAFDKHGRPFRRRNPRPAIIVLVFLLVATAMAWTVALTRPNKARQAETCNPPPQAAQTTGSAATQLGEPASRSEMMDVTPAKLSDTKIHVLNASGRGGQAADVAGALKDLGFAQPTAANDPIYATTRLTCQGQIRFGTAGAATAAAVWLVAPCAELFHDSRADDSVDLAIGTDFGALAHSDDIDAVLATLRPGANEPSDPTLLSKVHSSSC; encoded by the coding sequence GTGGTCGCATTAATCACCGAGGGAACCGCTTTCGACAAGCACGGTCGGCCGTTTCGGCGGCGCAATCCCCGGCCGGCGATCATCGTGCTGGTGTTTTTGCTGGTGGCAACCGCCATGGCCTGGACCGTCGCGCTGACCCGGCCGAACAAGGCCCGGCAGGCGGAAACCTGCAACCCGCCGCCGCAAGCGGCGCAAACGACCGGATCGGCGGCCACCCAGCTCGGGGAGCCGGCGTCGCGCAGCGAAATGATGGATGTCACACCCGCCAAGCTCAGCGACACCAAGATCCACGTTCTCAACGCCAGCGGGCGGGGCGGACAGGCCGCCGACGTGGCCGGCGCGCTCAAGGATCTCGGCTTCGCCCAGCCGACCGCCGCCAACGATCCGATCTACGCCACCACCCGACTGACCTGCCAGGGCCAGATCCGCTTCGGCACGGCCGGGGCGGCGACCGCCGCGGCGGTGTGGTTGGTCGCGCCGTGCGCCGAGCTGTTCCACGACAGCCGCGCCGACGACTCCGTCGACCTCGCGATCGGCACCGACTTCGGCGCGCTGGCGCACAGCGACGACATCGACGCCGTGCTCGCCACCCTGCGCCCTGGCGCGAACGAGCCGTCCGACCCGACGCTGCTGTCAAAGGTCCACTCCAGCAGCTGCTGA
- a CDS encoding DUF4193 domain-containing protein — translation MPTDYDAPRRTETDDVSEDSLEELKARRNEAASAVVDVDESESAESFELPGADLSGEELSVRVIPKQADEFTCSSCFLVQHRSRLATEKNGVMICTDCAA, via the coding sequence ATGCCTACCGACTATGACGCTCCGCGGCGTACCGAGACAGACGACGTCTCGGAGGACTCGCTGGAGGAGCTGAAAGCACGACGCAACGAGGCGGCCTCGGCCGTTGTCGACGTCGACGAATCCGAATCCGCTGAGTCTTTCGAGCTGCCCGGGGCCGACCTTTCCGGCGAGGAGCTGTCGGTTCGCGTGATTCCCAAGCAGGCCGACGAATTCACCTGCTCGAGCTGCTTTTTGGTGCAACACCGCAGTCGGCTGGCCACCGAGAAGAACGGCGTGATGATCTGTACGGACTGCGCGGCCTGA
- a CDS encoding DUF3093 domain-containing protein produces MSDTRVAAHSVRYRERLWVPWWWWPLGFALAALLAFEINMGIAALPDWLPYATLFTVAAATLLWLGRAEIRVTQGSGHGVELWAGPAHLPATVVARSAEIPRTAKSAALGRQFDPAAFVLHRAWVGPMVLLVLDDPDDPTPYWLVSCRHPDRVLSALRS; encoded by the coding sequence GTGTCCGATACGCGCGTCGCGGCGCACAGTGTGCGATATCGCGAGCGATTGTGGGTGCCGTGGTGGTGGTGGCCGCTGGGGTTCGCGCTGGCGGCGCTCCTGGCGTTCGAAATCAACATGGGCATCGCCGCCCTGCCCGACTGGCTCCCGTACGCGACGCTTTTCACCGTCGCGGCCGCGACCCTGCTGTGGTTGGGCCGCGCCGAGATCCGGGTGACCCAAGGCTCCGGGCATGGCGTGGAATTGTGGGCCGGACCCGCCCACCTGCCCGCCACGGTGGTCGCCCGCTCCGCCGAAATCCCGCGCACGGCCAAGTCGGCGGCGTTGGGGCGCCAGTTCGACCCGGCGGCCTTCGTGCTGCACCGGGCGTGGGTCGGCCCGATGGTCCTGCTGGTGCTCGACGATCCCGACGACCCGACGCCGTACTGGCTGGTGAGCTGCCGTCACCCGGACCGGGTGCTGTCGGCGCTGAGAAGCTGA
- the dut gene encoding dUTP diphosphatase, whose amino-acid sequence MSTSLASQVNIVRLDPGLPLPSRAHEGDAGVDLFSAEDVQLAPGHRALVRTGVAVAIPFGMVGLVHPRSGLAARVGLSIVNSPGTIDAGYRGEIKVSLINLDPVAPIDVHRGDRIAQLLVQRVELVELVEVSSFDEAGLAETSRGDGGHGSSGGHASL is encoded by the coding sequence GTGTCGACCAGTCTGGCTTCCCAAGTCAACATCGTTCGCCTCGATCCCGGGCTCCCGCTGCCCAGCCGCGCGCATGAGGGCGACGCCGGGGTCGATCTCTTCAGCGCCGAAGACGTCCAGCTGGCGCCGGGGCACCGGGCCCTGGTCCGCACCGGCGTCGCGGTGGCCATCCCGTTCGGGATGGTCGGGCTGGTGCACCCGCGCTCGGGATTGGCCGCGCGGGTGGGACTTTCGATCGTCAACAGCCCGGGCACCATCGATGCGGGCTACCGTGGAGAGATCAAGGTTTCGCTGATCAACCTCGACCCGGTCGCGCCCATCGACGTGCATCGCGGTGACCGGATTGCGCAATTGCTGGTGCAGCGGGTCGAGTTGGTCGAGCTGGTCGAGGTCTCGTCGTTCGACGAAGCCGGGCTGGCCGAGACATCCCGTGGCGACGGCGGCCACGGTTCCTCCGGCGGGCATGCGAGTTTGTGA
- a CDS encoding DUF3710 domain-containing protein, with amino-acid sequence MAVFRRRASDDDSADEAGGPDEAPIEAAAAEESEEELQGPFDIEDFDDPAAAELARLDLGSVLIPMPEGSQLQVELTEGGVPSAVWVITPNGRFTIAAYAAPKTAGLWREVAGELADSLRKDSAKVVIRDGPWGREVIGTAAGVVHFIGVDGYRWMIRCVVNGPQETIDALVDEAREALADTVVRRGDTPLPVRTPLPVQLPEPMASQLQEAAAQQAAQQAATPEQPADPTARRSAEGSAMQQLRSTGG; translated from the coding sequence ATGGCAGTTTTTCGGAGACGTGCGAGCGACGACGACAGCGCTGACGAGGCGGGCGGCCCGGACGAGGCACCCATCGAGGCGGCGGCTGCCGAGGAATCCGAGGAGGAGCTGCAGGGCCCGTTCGACATCGAGGACTTCGACGATCCCGCGGCCGCCGAGTTGGCCCGGCTGGACCTGGGTTCGGTGCTGATTCCGATGCCGGAGGGCAGCCAGCTGCAGGTCGAGTTGACCGAGGGCGGGGTGCCGAGCGCGGTGTGGGTCATTACCCCCAACGGTCGTTTCACCATCGCCGCCTACGCGGCACCGAAGACCGCCGGCCTGTGGCGCGAGGTGGCCGGCGAGCTCGCCGACTCACTTCGCAAGGACTCGGCCAAGGTCGTCATCCGGGACGGGCCGTGGGGCCGCGAAGTGATCGGTACCGCCGCCGGCGTGGTGCATTTCATCGGCGTCGACGGCTACCGGTGGATGATTCGCTGCGTCGTCAACGGCCCGCAGGAGACGATCGACGCGTTGGTCGACGAGGCCCGAGAAGCGTTGGCGGACACCGTTGTTCGCCGAGGAGACACGCCGCTGCCGGTGCGCACGCCGTTGCCGGTGCAGCTGCCCGAGCCGATGGCGTCGCAGCTGCAGGAGGCGGCCGCCCAACAGGCCGCACAGCAGGCCGCCACGCCGGAGCAGCCCGCCGACCCGACCGCGCGCCGCAGCGCCGAGGGATCAGCGATGCAGCAGCTGCGCAGCACCGGCGGCTAA
- a CDS encoding alpha/beta fold hydrolase, translating to MSDELHGVTAVLLPGTGSDDGYVRRAFSGPLRGVGAVLRTPPPQPQQLIKGYLAALDEAASAGPICVGGISIGAAVATAWALAHPERAVAVLAALPAWTGAPGSAPAALAARHTADQLRRDGLAATTTQMRASSPPWLAEELTRSWAAQWPHLPDAMDEAAAYRAPSHSELARLATPLGVCAAVDDPIHPLAVGVEWVDAAPHAALRTVTLDQFGADASALGAACLAALADASG from the coding sequence GTGAGTGACGAATTGCACGGTGTCACAGCCGTGTTATTGCCCGGCACCGGTTCCGACGACGGCTATGTCCGGCGGGCGTTCTCCGGGCCGCTGCGGGGCGTCGGCGCGGTGCTGCGGACACCGCCGCCGCAGCCGCAGCAGTTGATCAAGGGCTATCTTGCGGCGTTGGACGAGGCCGCGAGCGCGGGTCCGATCTGTGTGGGCGGTATCTCCATCGGCGCCGCGGTGGCCACCGCGTGGGCGTTGGCCCATCCCGAGCGCGCCGTCGCCGTCCTGGCCGCGCTGCCGGCCTGGACGGGCGCGCCCGGGTCGGCGCCCGCCGCCCTGGCCGCACGGCACACGGCCGACCAGCTGCGGCGCGACGGCCTGGCGGCGACGACGACGCAGATGCGGGCCTCCAGTCCGCCGTGGCTGGCCGAGGAGCTGACCCGCTCGTGGGCGGCGCAGTGGCCGCATTTGCCCGACGCGATGGACGAAGCGGCGGCCTACCGGGCGCCGAGCCACTCCGAGCTGGCCCGCCTGGCCACCCCGCTGGGCGTGTGCGCCGCGGTCGACGACCCGATCCACCCGCTGGCGGTGGGAGTCGAATGGGTTGACGCGGCGCCGCACGCCGCGCTGCGCACGGTGACGCTGGATCAGTTCGGCGCGGATGCCTCCGCGCTGGGCGCCGCCTGCCTGGCCGCGCTCGCCGACGCGTCGGGTTAG
- a CDS encoding OB-fold nucleic acid binding domain-containing protein produces MGAQGYLRRLTRRLTEDPEKLDSEDLSEEVATTGAQRAIDCERGQEVTMVGTLRSVETNGKGCAGGVRAEFFDGSDTVTLVWLGQRRIPGIDSGRTLRVRGRLGKLENGAKAIYNPHYEIQR; encoded by the coding sequence ATGGGGGCCCAGGGTTATCTGCGCCGGCTCACCCGGCGGTTGACGGAGGACCCGGAGAAACTCGACTCCGAGGACTTGTCCGAAGAGGTCGCCACCACCGGTGCGCAGCGCGCGATCGACTGCGAGCGCGGCCAGGAGGTCACGATGGTGGGCACGCTGCGCAGCGTCGAGACCAACGGCAAGGGCTGCGCCGGCGGGGTGCGCGCCGAATTTTTCGACGGCAGCGACACGGTCACCCTGGTGTGGCTGGGGCAACGCCGGATCCCCGGCATCGACTCGGGACGCACGCTGCGGGTGCGCGGCCGGCTGGGCAAGCTGGAGAACGGCGCCAAGGCGATCTACAACCCGCACTACGAAATTCAGCGGTGA